One stretch of Betaproteobacteria bacterium DNA includes these proteins:
- a CDS encoding anthranilate/aminodeoxychorismate synthase component II (TrpG; with TrpE catalyzes the formation of anthranilate and glutamate from chorismate and glutamine; TrpG provides the glutamine amidotransferase activity), translating to MLLMIDNYDSFTYNLVQYFGE from the coding sequence ATGCTGCTGATGATCGACAACTACGATTCCTTCACCTACAACCTCGTGCAGTATTTCGGAGAG